A genomic region of Zea mays cultivar B73 chromosome 6, Zm-B73-REFERENCE-NAM-5.0, whole genome shotgun sequence contains the following coding sequences:
- the LOC103629509 gene encoding uncharacterized protein, whose protein sequence is MSAHILLYLNTEVDDRFDELPIVEKELKRSLCRKQAYEALAIVMPMEVVEEVLKEASILNIEEEQPFDDLSRMLKEATSWEEKARLILERSASLYEFEDHMRCSEGIRVILPSKLHMKAEVDIAKLWIDKCQAYLRPSCNKLAFGDFLKVDDIKVHKIWIVLTLDLWQLVNNIFQKHARPAP, encoded by the exons ATGTCGGCACACATTCTGCTATATCTGAACACTGAGGTGGATGATCGAT TTGATGAATTGCCTATTGTGGAGAAAGAACTAAAGAGGTCCTTATGTAGGAAGCAAGCATATGAG GCACTTGCAATAGTAATGCCAATGGAGGTGGTTGAAGAAGTTTTAAAAGAAGCTTCGAT ACTAAATATTGAAGAGGAGCAACCATTTGATGATCTGTCTCGGATGCTCAAAGAGGCCACTTCCTGGGAAGAGAAGGCTAGACTTATTCTTGAACGATCAGCTTCTCTCTATGAGTTTGAAGACCATATGAG GTGTTCAGAGGGAATCAGAGTTATCCTTCCGTCTAAACTGCATATGAAAGCAGAGGTTGATATTGCTAAATTGTGGATAGACAAATGTCAGGCCTATTTGAGACCAAGCTGCAATAAACTTGCATTTGGAGACTTTCTTAAAGTTGATGATATCAAGGTTCACAAAATCTGGATAGTTCTAACCTTAGATTTGTGGCAGCTTGTTAACAATATTTTTCAG AAGCATGCTAGGCCTGCTCCATAG
- the LOC100286039 gene encoding alpha-L-fucosidase 2 precursor (The RefSeq protein has 1 substitution compared to this genomic sequence), translating to MAARRLLVAFLALCSGFSAVHGQKFNAIFSFGDSMSDTGNLCVNGPPAGLTLTQPPYGETFFGRATCRCSDGRLVVDFLAEKFGLPLLKPSKQGGANFKQGANMAIIGATTMDSGFFQSLGIAGKIWNNGPLNTQIQWFQQLMPSICGSRQACKSYLSKSLFVLGEFGGNDYNAQLFGGYSPEQASRQSGTIVDAIGRGVEQLIRLGATHVVVPGVLPVGCFPIYLTLYRTSNAGDYDRHGCLRRFNALSARHNALLQRKVSGLRGRYPGARIMYADFYAHVYDMVRRPASYGFSANLRACCGAGGGKYNYQNGARCGMPGAHACSNPSSSLSWDGIHLTEAAYRKIADGWVSGAYCHPPISA from the exons ATGGCGGCTCGGCGGCTCCTCGTCGCGTTCCTTGCCTTGTGCTCTGGCTTCTCGGCCGTCCACGGGCAGAAGTTCAACGCCATCTTCAGCTTCGGCGACTCCATGTCCGACACCGGCAACCTGTGCGTGAACGGTCCCCCCACCGGCCTGACGCTCACCCAGCCGCCCTACGGCGAGACCTTCTTCGGCCGCGCCACCTGCCGCTGCTCCGACGGCCGCCTCGTCGTCGACTTCCTGG CCGAGAAGTTCGGGCTGCCCTTGCTGAAGCCGTCGAAGCAGGGCGGCGCGAACTTCAAGCAGGGCGCCAACATGGCGATCATCGGCGCGACCACCATGGACTCTGGCTTCTTCCAGTCGCTGGGCATCGCCGGCAAGATCTGGAACAACGGGCCCCTCAACACCCAGATCCAATGGTTCCAGCAGCTGATGCCGTCCATCTGCGGTTCAAGGCAGG CCTGCAAGTCGTACCTGTCCAAGTCCCTGTTCGTGCTGGGCGAGTTCGGCGGCAACGACTACAACGCGCAGCTCTTCGGCGGCTACTCCCCGGAGCAGGCGAGCAGGCAGAGCGGCACCATCGTGGACGCCATCGGGCGGGGCGTGGAGCAGCTCATCCGCCTGGGCGCGACGCACGTGGTGGTCCCCGGCGTGCTGCCCGTGGGCTGCTTCCCGATCTACCTCACGCTGTACCGGACCTCCAACGCCGGCGACTACGACCGGCACGGCTGCCTGAGGCGCTTCAACGCGCTGTCCGCGCGGCACAACGCGCTGCTGCAGCGCAAGGTGTCGGGCCTGCGGGGCAGGTACCCCGGCGCGCGGATCATGTACGCCGACTTCTACGCCCACGTCTACGACATGGTCAGGAGGCCCGCCAGCTACGGGTTCAGCGCGAACCTCAGGGCGTGCTGCGGCGCCGGCGGCGGCAAGTACAACTACCAGAACGGCGCGCGCTGCGGCATGCCCGGCGCGCACGCGTGCTCCAACCCGTCGTCGTCGCTCAGCTGGGACGGCATCCACCTGACGGAGGCGGCGTAcaggaagatcgccgacggctgGGTCAGCGGGGCCTACTGCCACCCGCCCATCTCGGCGTAA
- the LOC100281842 gene encoding GDSL esterase/lipase At5g45920, translating to MRPSIVLFGDSITEEAFGEGGWGASLANHYSRSADVVLRGYSGYNTRWAARVAGRAVASIASPVSAVTVFFGANDAALPDRACALQHVPLAEYKDNLRAIFALLKKRWPSVVVILITPPPVDEDGRLRYPYAHDFSGLPERTNAAAAAYARACVEVARQWGLRAIDIWSRMQRFPGWEKSFLRDGLHLTPRGNRVLFEEVVFALKDANLSLEALPADLPLFSDIDPDNPVKSFEDQE from the exons ATGAGGCCGTCCATCGTGCTGTTCGGGGACTCCATCACGGAGGAGGCGTTCGGGGAGGGCGGCTGGGGCGCGTCGCTCGCCAACCACTACTCCCGCTCCGCCGACGTCGTGCTGCGCGGCTACAGCGGCTACAACACGCGCTGGGCGGCGCGGGTCGCTGGCCGCGCCGTGGCCAGCATCGCCAGTCCGGTCTCTGCCGTCACCGTCTTCTTCGGCGCCAACGACGCCGCGCTGCCCGACCGCGCCTGCGCGCTCCAGCACGTGCCCCTCGCCGAGTACAAGGACAACCTCCGCGCCATCTTCGCGCTCCTCAAG AAGCGGTGGCCGTCGGTGGTCGTCATCCTCATCACGCCGCCGCCCGTCGACGAGGACGGGCGTCTGCG GTACCCGTACGCGCACGACTTCTCCGGCCTGCCGGAACGCAcgaacgcggcggcggcggcgtacgCGCGGGCGTGCGTGGAGGTGGCGCGGCAGTGGGGGCTCAGGGCCATCGACATCTGGTCCAGGATGCAGAGGTTCCCCGGCTGGGAGAAGTCGTTCCTGAG GGACGGGCTTCACCTGACGCCGCGCGGGAACCGGGTGCTGTTCGAGGAGGTGGTGTTCGCGCTCAAGGACGCCAACCTCAGCCTGGAGGCGCTGCCCGCCGACCTGCCGCTCTTCAGCGACATCGACCCGGATAACCCGGTCAAGTCGTTCGAGGACCAGGAGTGA
- the LOC100193659 gene encoding alpha-L-fucosidase 2 precursor, whose product MDSRALGTVGLLLVSCFLLAAGGAQRFEAMFNFGDSLGDTGNLCVNKSAANQLLLTFAQPPYGMTYFGHPTCRCSDGRLVVDFLAQELGLPLLPPSKQQDGADFRRGASMAIVGATALDFEFLKSIGLGYPIWNNGAMNVQIQWFRDLLPSICGAAPPAEGQGCKDYLARSLFVFGPFGGNDYNAMLFFGLTVDQARNYTPKIVDTVASGVEQLIQLGAVDIVVPGALPVGCFAIYLTFLPSDDPADYDGHGCLRALNELSVYQNSLLQSRLAALQARYPSARIVYADYYTHIDRLVRSPARFGFTTGAVPACCGAGGGKYNFELDARCGMKGATACRDPSRHESWDGVHLTEAVNRLIAEGWLRGPYCHPPIATQSIA is encoded by the exons ATGGATTCCCGAGCCCTGGGCACCGTTGGCCTCCTGCTCGTCTCCTGTTTCCTCCTCGCTGCCGGCGGCGCCCAGAGGTTCGAGGCCATGTTCAACTTCGGGGACTCGCTGGGCGACACGGGCAACCTCTGCGTCAACAAGTCGGCGGCGAACCAGCTCCTGCTCACCTTCGCGCAGCCGCCCTACGGCATGACGTATTTCGGCCACCCCACCTGCCGCTGCTCCGACGGCCGCCTCGTCGTCGACTTCCTCG CTCAGGAGCTGGGGCTACCGCTCCTCCCGCCGTCGAAGCAGCAGGACGGCGCGGACTTCCGCAGGGGTGCGAGCATGGCCATCGTCGGCGCCACGGCCCTCGACTTCGAGTTCCTCAAGTCCATCGGCCTCGGCTACCCGATCTGGAACAACGGCGCCATGAACGTCCAGATCCAGTGGTTCAGGGACCTGCTGCCGTCCATCTgcggcgccgcgccgccggcggaAGGGCAAGGCTGCAAGGACTACCTGGCCAGATCCCTGTTCGTCTTCGGCCCCTTCGGAGGGAACGACTACAATGCCATGCTCTTCTTCGGGCTCACCGTGGATCAGGCAAGGAACTACACGCCCAAGATCGTCGACACCGTCGCCAGCGGCGTCGAG CAACTCATCCAGTTGGGCGCAGTGGACATCGTCGTCCCGGGAGCGCTGCCCGTGGGGTGCTTCGCCATCTACCTCACGTTTCTCCCGAGCGACGACCCGGCCGACTACGACGGGCACGGGTGCCTGAGGGCGCTCAACGAGCTGTCCGTCTACCAGAACTCCCTGCTCCAGAGCAGGCTCGCCGCCCTCCAGGCAAGGTATCCCTCGGCGAGGATCGTGTACGCCGACTACTACACCCACATCGACCGGCTGGTGCGCAGCCCGGCGCGCTTCGGCTTCACAACTGGCGCCGTCCCGGCGTGCTGCGGCGCTGGTGGCGGCAAGTACAACTTCGAGCTCGACGCGCGGTGCGGCATGAAGGGCGCCACCGCGTGCCGGGACCCGTCGAGGCACGAGTCCTGGGACGGCGTCCACCTGACGGAGGCCGTGAACAGGCTCATCGCCGAGGGATGGCTCAGAGGCCCGTACTGCCATCCTCCCATTGCGACTCAGTCGATAGCGTAG